The sequence TCACCCGCGTGGTGCTCCGAGGCGCCTCCAACCCTGTCGCCGAGCTGCTCCTCCTCGCCGCGCACCCCACGCTCGTGCCTCGGCGCCGCGAGTTCGTGGATCCGGACTACCCGGGGCGCCTGAGTGAGCTGCGCGAGGCCCAGGGCGGCGTGGCGCTCGTGCTGCAGGGCGCGGTGGGCAATGCCTCCGTCGCCTTCAATGAAGGGCAGGGCGTGGAGCGCGCCGCCGCTTTCGCGCAGGCCCTGTCCGGGCTGGTGGAGCGTGCCTCGCCCACGGCCGCGGCGAGTCCCACCCGGCTGGCGTTGGCCCGCGCCGAGGTGGCGATGCCCCGGCCTGATGCCTCGCGGCTGGTGCCCTCGCTCACCCGTGCGGCGGGGGACAACTTCCTGTGCCAGTCCGCCTCGCGCGTGGCCGAGGTGAGCGCGCTCGCGCTCGGGCCGCTGGAGCTGATCACCCTCCCGGGCGAGCCCACCACTGGCGCGGGGCGCGTGCTGACCGCGAGCACCGGCGCGACGGGAGTGCTCGGCCTCTCGGGCGACTACCTCGGCTACATCGAGACGCCCGAGCTCGTGGCTCAGTCCTCGGGCGAGTCCATGCGGCAGTACTACGGCCCCACGCTGCTCTCGCGCTTGCAGGCCGCGGCCCAGCTGGCCGCCGAGGCCGCGGGGTTTACCCCTGAACAGTGAGCCGCACCGCCCAAAGACCCGGCCGGTAAAAGATCAGCGCCACCGTAAGGCGCGAGCACAGTGTCGGTGCGCTGTTGGCTCGCGGCGCCTGTTTCATACCTGTTCGGGGACCCCTCGAAGTGTTGCAATAACGATGAAGCAACAGGGGGAGCCGTTCCGCAGTACTCAGGCAGCCTTGGGGGGCAGCCATGCAGCTCAGGGTCTCAGCGCATTCCGGCTTCGAGGTAACGGGGAGAGGAATCCCCGCCGCCCTCGAAGCCTTCGGGGAGTTCACCGTCCTGGCCGGACAGATGTTGATGGCCAATGGCGTGGGCCGGCCCGACCGAAGCGGGTTCATCCAGCTGGACACCGAGGGTTGGTATCCGCTCGAGGGCTATCTCCGGACGTATCAGCAAATCGAAGAGCAGCTGGGGCCGCAGATGCTCCGGAAGATGGGCACGGCCAAGGCGAACCACGCCGCGTTTCCGCCCAACATGGTGGACATCACCACGGCGATGCAGTCACTGGACGTGGGCTACCACATGAACCACCGGCAGCACGGGCGGCCCATGTTCGATCCCCTCTCAGGCGTCATGCTGGAGGGGATCGGCCACTATCACTGTCAGCTCACCCTGGGGCAGCGGCGCATCCTCATGCGCTGTGACAATCCGTACCCCTGCAAGTTCGACGAGGGGCTCATCGAAGCCCTGGCTCGGCGCTTCTCGCCCGGCGCCCTGCTGGAGCATGAGGCGGGCTCCTGCCGGCGCAAGGGCGACCCGGTCTGCGTCTACTCTCTCACCTGGTAGGGCTCTTCCGGCGGGGGGCGGACTTGCGAGCGCCGGACTTGCGAGCCGCCGGCCTGCGCGCGGCGGGTTTGGGCTCGCGCGGGCTCTGGGTGGAGTGGCCAGTGATATCGTCGAAGGCCGAGTCCTTCTTGCGCGCCTTGAAGAGCAGCGCGGTGCGGCCCAGGAGCTGAGCGAGCTCGGAGCTGGTGCCCTCGGCCAGGCGGTCGGCGGCCTCG comes from Hyalangium minutum and encodes:
- the yhbY gene encoding ribosome assembly RNA-binding protein YhbY, giving the protein MPLNGKQRRALRAKGHHLEPVVIVGQSGVTEGLLSAVEQALKDHELIKVKINEGPETRHEAADRLAEGTSSELAQLLGRTALLFKARKKDSAFDDITGHSTQSPREPKPAARRPAARKSGARKSAPRRKSPTR